One Camelina sativa cultivar DH55 chromosome 3, Cs, whole genome shotgun sequence genomic window carries:
- the LOC104778202 gene encoding caffeoylshikimate esterase has translation MPSAATSAPATTPPPPPNFWGDMPEEEYYISQGLRNTKLYFETPNGKLFTQSFLPLDGEIKGTVYMSHGYGSDSSWMFQKICISFSTWGYAVFAADLLGHGRSDGIRCYMGDMEKVAATSLAFFKHVRFSDPYKNLPAFLFGESMGGLVTLLMYFQSEPDTWTGLIFTAPLFVIPEDMKPSRPHLFAYGLLFGLADTWAAMPDNKIVGKAIKDPEKLKIIASNPQRYTGKPRVGTMRELLRKTQYVQENFGRVTIPVFTAHGTADGVSCPTSSKLLYEKASSTDKTLKIYEGMYHSLIQGEPDENVEIVLKDMREWIDERVKRYGSKTA, from the exons atgcCGTCAGCAGCGACTTCAGCTCCGGCGACTactccgccaccaccaccgaACTTTTGGGGAGACATGCCGGAGGAAGAATACTACATTTCACAAGGATTGCGTAACACCAAATTATACTTCGAGACACCCAACGGCAAGCTCTTCACTCAGAGCTTTTTACCGTTAGATGGTGAGATCAAAGGGACTGTGTATATGTCTCACGGCTACGGATCTGATTCTAGCTGGATGTTTCAGAAGATCTGTATCAGTTTCTCAACTTGGGGTTACGCTGTTTTCGCCGCCGATCTTCTTGGTCACGGCCGTTCCGATGGGATCCGCTGCTACATGG GTGATATGGAGAAAGTTGCAGCAACATCATTAGCTTTCTTCAAGCATGTTCGTTTTAGTGATCCGTATAAGAATCTTCCGGCTTTTCTCTTTGGTGAGTCTATGGGAGGTCTTGTGACGCTTCTCATGTATTTTCAATCCGAACCTGATACTTGGACTGGATTGATCTTTACGGCTCCTCTCTTTGTTATCCCCGAGGATATGAAACCAAGCAGGCCTCACCTTTTTGCTTACGGTCTTCTCTTCGGTTTGGCTGATACGTGGGCGGCAATGCCGGATAATAAGATTGTTGGGAAGGCTATTAAGGACCCTGAAAAGCTTAAGATCATTGCATCTAACCCACAAAG ATACACAGGGAAACCTAGAGTGGGAACGATGAGAGAGTTACTGAGGAAGACCCAATACGTTCAGGAGAACTTCGGGCGAGTTACTATTCCGGTATTTACGGCGCACGGGACAGCGGATGGAGTATCATGTCCTACATCGTCGAAGCTACTATATGAGAAGGCATCGAGCACTGATAAAACGTTGAAGATATATGAAGGGATGTACCATTCGCTGATTCAAGGAGAGCCTGACGAGAACGTTGAGATTGTGTTGAAGGATATGAGAGAGTGGATTGACGAAAGGGTCAAGAGGTATGGATCTAAAACCGCTTGA
- the LOC109130917 gene encoding stress response protein NST1-like has product MFELLFSRRWRTASTCEQLLQQLQSRLKLLISKKHALSRDLRSDIVIFIRFNDFINALRRTEQLVLVKNSVVVYELLLRFTKFIIHHIPYIAKHRKLSNDKINEAVSSLVFASASCGQELRELVSIKELFSQRYGQSFVTSALQLCPGNLVNLQMKENLSIPSDTEGAKTLLDEIAKQYLKASRHKYTHEISKQVDKKEEKKVMDSDLNWFSDKQSPHKVYKFCLKDYEEEIRKEDKLSEDDYIEEAQVGKDQRVLRSRESNEEERRAPSSSLLDEIAMEFSHRLEAFKFEYTPNKQQSPDGAYKFSLTDFEEEIRKEERSMEDDYIKEAQVGKDQRVFRFKERSEENRRSSSSSSLSSIKELCDMESITYYKTQKRTHQRRRRSSKKEGQEDRQKAVTNQHVHHPDYDQMKNKIKAVKAKEEEELQKLVQPKLPDEDQMVNQIKAVKAKEEEQGRLATRYVHPKLPDYDQLVAYFTDLKKQHCMSC; this is encoded by the exons ATGTTTGAATTATTGTTCTCTCGTCGATGGCGAACAGCTTCCACATGCGAACAGTTGTTGCAACAGCTTCAATCTCGTCTTAAGCTACTCATAAGCAAGAAGCACGCATTATCAAGAGATCTACGTTCCGACATCGTTATCTTCATCCGATTCAATGACTTCATAAATGCTCTCCGTCGAACCGAACAACTCGTCCTCGTCAAGAACTCGGTTGTCGTATACGAATTGTTGCTTCGGTTCACTAAATTCATCATCCACCACATCCCCTACATTGCAAAACACAG AAAATTGTCTAATGACAAGATTAACGAAGCAGTTTCGAGTCTTGTCTTTGCCTCCGCGAGTTGTGGACAAGAACTACGTGAACTGGTTAGTATTAAAGAGCTGTTTTCTCAACGTTATGGTCAAAGCTTTGTAACAAGTGCTCTTCAGCTCTGCCCTGGGAATCTTGTTAACCTCCAG ATGAAAGAAAATTTGTCTATACCTTCGGATACCGAAGGTGCCAAGACACTATTGGATGAAATAGCTAAGCAGTACTTAAAAGCATCGAGGCATAAATATACACATGAGATTAGTAAACAG GTGgataaaaaggaagagaagaaagtaaTGGATTCGGACTTGAATTGGTTTTCGGATAAGCAATCACCACACAAAGTTTATAAATTTTGCCTCAAGGATTATGAAGAAGAGATAAGAAAGGAAGATAAATTATCGGAGGATGATTATATAGAAGAGGCTCAAGTGGGAAAAGATCAGAGAGTACTCAGATCTAGAGAGagtaatgaagaagagagaagagcaccatcatcatcactattgGATGAAATAGCTATGGAGTTTAGTCACCGTTTAGAAGCATTCAAGTTTGAATATACACCTAATAAACAg CAATCACCTGACGGAGCTTATAAATTCAGCCTCACggattttgaagaagagataagaaaggaagagagatcAATGGAGGATGATTATATAAAAGAGGCTCAAGTGGGAAAAGATCAAAGAGTATTcagattcaaagaaagaagtgaagaaaatagaagatcatcatcatcatcatctttatcatCAATAAAAGAGCTTTGTGACATGGAGAGTATAACGTATTACAAGACGCAAAAAAGGActcatcaaagaagaagaaggtcatcAAAGAAGGAAGGACAAGAGGATAGACAAAAGGCAGTAACGAATCAACACGTTCATCATCCTGATTACGACCAGATGAAAAATAAGATTAAGGCCGTGAAGgcaaaagaagaggaagaactaCAAAAACTAGTTCAACCAAAGCTTCCTGATGAAGACCAGATGGTAAATCAGATTAAGGCCGTGaaggcaaaagaagaagaacaaggaagaTTAGCTACTCGATACGTTCATCCTAAGCTTCCTGATTATGACCAACTTGTAGCATATTTTACAGACCTTAAAAAACAACATTGCATGAGTTGTTAA
- the LOC109132300 gene encoding uncharacterized protein LOC109132300 isoform X1, which translates to MKTVIKLLPLISLAFFGFFSSLVIASFSELESAPVFESIGDESSSSAPKISYDRINEVKRKCKSVLSSASELKLEDLSMAPRKSKKRLSFRYGDWNQDSGDSPILPFDSTNTPKNSSTKPMNLVSFSVTDLDLPHRTKRYVGVNGVLLLAITMFNELPSLRSYYGIREFELWPSHTQLKISFQGVYFENSGDDERVLCMLGETMLPSRDESESSTDPWKWVKEHDTPPLLQDDQILLLLRYPKRFTLTNRVIRGELTSLNQKPSLKFFDKIHLSSQLGKSVRYDFVSNDLVSKACDPYPYKNETFTSSGSGINVYEGKGFCDLLQRVANRSPLTVVPNWKCNGTDEYCRKLGPFASDGDIKSTDGSFKDVKLYMQNIHCEETAAQSETDAVTKVSAVFRAVHPNENLYISGLRSGIDNMTVTAEGMWKPSSGQLCMVGCRSGQVDGCNARVCLYIPTTFSIRQRSILVGTFSCLNTEKNLTPSFFPLSFEKLVEPMDMQNYFQSSDSKPFYSYSKLDKAGAILERNQEFSFGTIIKKSVMWFPKLEDSDDLLTSLSHLAEDLTFHTPAFTDKLASGTNFGMDVLSLGPLFGLFWRTMNVSIPQQTAPYRTKAEYTEKQLLLNVSAQMSLTGENFGNFSVIYLEGLYDEHVGRMYLVGCRDVRASWKILFDSADLEAGLDCLIDVVVSYPPIKSRWLADPTAKVSISSKRPEDDPLYFKPVKLKTTPIFYRRQREDILSRAGVEGILRVLTLTFSIGCITSQLFYVGSNTDSLPFVSLVMLGVQALGYSLPLITGAEALFKRKQASATTYETPSFELQRSQWFNVIDYTVKLLVMVCFLLTLRLCQKVWRSRARLLTRTPQEPHKVPSDRRVLLIALILHALGYILALILHPARTDRLVVGSYAPAASNWWQTETEEYIGLVQDFFLLPQVIANVMWQIDSQQPLRKLYYFGITLVRLFPHVYDYIIGSVPDPYFMGEEHEFVNPNFEFFSKFGDVAIPVTAILLAVIVFVQQRWDYDKLSQALSFGRFRILPSRSVKYERVMSESEMVSGVRVNGNHSDDE; encoded by the exons ATGAAAACGGTAATAAAGCTTCTTCCTTTGATCTCTCTAGCATTTTTTgggttcttctcttctcttgtaaTTGCTTCCTTCTCGGAGTTAGAGTCCGCTCCTGTTTTTGAATCAATCGGcgatgaatcatcatcatccgcaCCTAAGATTAGTTACGACCGGATCAATGAAGTGAAGCGAAAGTGCAAATCTGTTTTATCTTCAGCTTCTGAATTGAAGCTCGAAGACCTCTCTATGGCTccaagaaaatccaaaaaaagaCTTAGTTTCCGATACGGAGATTGGAATCAAGATTCTGGTGATTCTCCGATTCTACCGT TTGATTCGACGAACACACCTAAGAACTCGTCGACGAAGCCTATgaatcttgtttctttctcagTCACAGATCTAGATCTCCCACATCGAACCAAGAGATACGTAGGCGTCAATGGTGTTTTGCTACTCGCGATCACAATGTTCAACGAGTTGCCAAGCTTGAGATCTTACTATGGGATCCGTGAGTTTGAGTTATGGCCTAGTCACACTCAGCTTAAGATCTCCTTCCAAGGGGTTTATTTTGAGAACAGTGGTGATGATGAGAGAGTGTTGTGTATGCTTGGTGAAACAATGTTGCCTTCTCGTGACGAATCTGAATCTTCTACTGATCCATGGAAATGGGTTAAGGAACATGACACACCTCCGCTGTTACAAGAtgatcagattcttcttcttcttcggtatCCGAAAAGATTCACATTGACTAATAGAGTGATCCGAGGAGAGCTTACAAGTCTAAACCAGAAGCCTAGTCTTAAGTTTTTCGACAAGATCCATCTTTCTTCTCAGCTTGGGAAATCTGTTCGGTACGATTTTGTCTCAAACGATTTGGTATCAAAGGCTTGTGATCCGTATCCTTATAAAAACGAAACCTTTACGAGTTCTGGAAGTGGTATCAATGTCTATGAAGGGAAAGGGTTTTGTGATCTTCTCCAAAGAGTTGCTAACCGCTCGCCTCTCACGGTTGTCCCTAACTGGAAATGTAACGGCACAGATGAGTACTGCCGCAAATTGGGTCCGTTTGCGTCTGATGGTGATATTAAATCAACGGATGGTAGCTTTAAAGATGTGAAGCTGTATATGCAGAACATACATTGTGAGGAAACTGCAGCTCAGTCTGAAACAGATGCTGTTACAAAAGTCTCAGCGGTTTTTCGTGCTGTTCATCCGAATGAGAATCTTTACATTTCAGGGTTGAGGTCAGGGATAGACAATATGACTGTTACAGCTGAAGGGATGTGGAAGCCTTCGAGCGGGCAGTTATGTATGGTTGGTTGCAGGAGTGGTCAGGTAGATGGCTGCAACGCTCGTGTTTGTTTGTATATTCCAACTACCTTTTCGATAAGGCAGCGAAGTATACTCGTTGGAACGTTCTCTTGCTTAAATACCGAAAAGAACTTGACTCCTTCTTTCTTCCCTTTATCCTTTGAGAAGCTTGTGGAGCCTATGGATATGCAAAACTACTTCCAGTCTTCGGATTCGAAACCGTTTTATAGTTACTCGAAGTTAGACAAAGCTGGTGCTATCCTTGAGAGAAACCAAGAGTTCTCTTTCGGAACCATAATCAAGAAGTCTGTAATGTGGTTTCCAAAGTTGGAAGATTCTGATGACTTGCTTACAAGTCTTTCTCATTTAGCTGAGGACTTGACTTTCCATACCCCTGCATTTACTGACAAGCTGGCCTCAGGGACTAACTTCGGCATGGATGTTCTCTCGCTAGGTCCTTTATTCGGACTTTTCTGGCGTACGATGAACGTTTCTATTCCACAACAGACTGCTCCTTACCGCACAAAAGCTGAGTACACTGAGAAACAGCTTCTTCTGAATGTATCAGCTCAAATGTCACTTACAGGGGAAAATTTTGGTAACTTCTCTGTTATTTACTTGGAAGGTCTTTACGATGAGCATGTTGGGAGAATGTATCTTGTGGGATGCAGAGATGTGAGAGCTTCTTGGAAAATCTTGTTCGACAGTGCTGATCTTGAAGCTGGGCTGGATTGTTTGATCGACGTGGTGGTTTCTTATCCACCCATCAAATCACGTTGGTTGGCTGATCCAACTGCTAAGGTTTCTATATCAAGCAAAAGACCAGAAGATGATCCTCTCTATTTTAAACCGGTGAAGCTCAAAACAACTCCTATCTTTTACCGAAGACAACGTGAAGACATTCTTTCTCGTGCAGGCGTTGAAGGGATCTTACGGGTTCTCACCCTTACATTTTCTATCGGTTGCATCACTAGCCAGCTTTTTTACGTCGGTAGCAATACAGACTCGCTTCCTTTTGTTTCGCTTGTAATGCTAGGAGTTCAAGCTCTAGGGTATAGCTTGCCGTTGATCACTGGAGCTGAGGCTctctttaaaagaaaacaagctTCAGCAACAACATATGAAACACCTTCATTTGAGTTACAGAGAAGTCAATGGTTCAATGTGATTGATTACACTGTGAAGCTACTTGTGATGGTTTGCTTCCTACTAACGCTAAGGCTTTGTCAGAAAGTGTGGAGGTCTCGTGCAAGACTGCTCACTCGAACACCTCAAGAACCTCATAAAGTTCCAAGTGATCGTCGTGTACTTCTCATTGCCTTGATCTTACACGCACTAGGATACATACTCGCTTTGATTCTACATCCCGCAAGAACAGATAGATTAGTTGTTGGAAGTTACGCACCTGCTGCTTCAAATTGGTGGCAAACCGAAACAGAGGAGTACATTGGTTTGGTTCAAGATTTCTTCCTGCTCCCTCAGGTTATTGCTAATGTTATGTGGCAGATTGATTCACAGCAGCCACTAAGGAAGCTATACTACTTTGGGATCACTCTTGTCAGGCTTTTCCCTCACGTCTATGACTACATCATTGGTTCTGTTCCTGATCCTTACTTCATGGGAGAAGAACACGAGTTTGTTAATCCGAATTTCGAATTCTTCTCTAAGTTTGGGGATGTCGCGATACCTGTTACCGCGATACTACTTGCTGTCATTGTGTTTGTTCAGCAGAGATGGGACTATGATAAGCTTTCCCAAGCTTTAAGCTTTGGACGGTTTAGGATTCTCCCTTCTCGTTCTGTTAAGTATGAGAGAGTAATGTCTGAATCCGAAATGGTTTCTGGAGTCCGTGTCAATGGAAATCACAgtgatgatgaatga
- the LOC109132300 gene encoding uncharacterized protein LOC109132300 isoform X2, with amino-acid sequence MKTVIKLLPLISLAFFGFFSSLVIASFSELESAPVFESIGDESSSSAPKISYDRINEVKRKCKSVLSSASELKLEDLSMAPRKSKKRLSFRYGDWNQDSGDSPILPFDSTNTPKNSSTKPMNLVSFSVTDLDLPHRTKRYVGVNGVLLLAITMFNELPSLRSYYGIREFELWPSHTQLKISFQGVYFENSGDDERVLCMLGETMLPSRDESESSTDPWKWVKEHDTPPLLQDDQILLLLRYPKRFTLTNRVIRGELTSLNQKPSLKFFDKIHLSSQLGKSVRYDFVSNDLVSKACDPYPYKNETFTSSGSGINVYEGKGFCDLLQRVANRSPLTVVPNWKCNGTDEYCRKLGPFASDGDIKSTDGSFKDVKLYMQNIHCEETAAQSETDAVTKVSAVFRAVHPNENLYISGLRSGIDNMTVTAEGMWKPSSGQLCMVGCRSGQVDGCNARVCLYIPTTFSIRQRSILVGTFSCLNTEKNLTPSFFPLSFEKLVEPMDMQNYFQSSDSKPFYSYSKLDKAGAILERNQEFSFGTIIKKSVMWFPKLEDSDDLLTSLSHLAEDLTFHTPAFTDKLASGTNFGMDVLSLGPLFGLFWRTMNVSIPQQTAPYRTKAEYTEKQLLLNVSAQMSLTGENFGNFSVIYLEGLYDEHVGRMYLVGCRDVRASWKILFDSADLEAGLDCLIDVVVSYPPIKSRWLADPTAKVSISSKRPEDDPLYFKPVKLKTTPIFYRRQREDILSRAGVEGILRVLTLTFSIGCITSQLFYVGSNTDSLPFVSLVMLGVQALGYSLPLITGAEALFKRKQASATTYETPSFELQRSQWFNVIDYTVKLLVMVCFLLTLRLCQKVWRSRARLLTRTPQEPHKVPSDRRVLLIALILHALGYILALILHPARTDRLVVGSYAPAASNWWQTETEEYIGLVQDFFLLPQVIANVMWQIDSQQPLRKLYYFGITLVRLFPHVYDYIIGSVPDPYFMGEEHEFVNPNFEFFSKFGDVAIPVTAILLAVIVFVQQRWDYDKLSQALSFGRFRILPSRSVKYERVMSESEMVSGVRVNGNHSDDE; translated from the exons ATGAAAACGGTAATAAAGCTTCTTCCTTTGATCTCTCTAGCATTTTTTgggttcttctcttctcttgtaaTTGCTTCCTTCTCGGAGTTAGAGTCCGCTCCTGTTTTTGAATCAATCGGcgatgaatcatcatcatccgcaCCTAAGATTAGTTACGACCGGATCAATGAAGTGAAGCGAAAGTGCAAATCTGTTTTATCTTCAGCTTCTGAATTGAAGCTCGAAGACCTCTCTATGGCTccaagaaaatccaaaaaaagaCTTAGTTTCCGATACGGAGATTGGAATCAAGATTCTG GTGATTCTCCGATTCTACCGTTTGATTCGACGAACACACCTAAGAACTCGTCGACGAAGCCTATgaatcttgtttctttctcagTCACAGATCTAGATCTCCCACATCGAACCAAGAGATACGTAGGCGTCAATGGTGTTTTGCTACTCGCGATCACAATGTTCAACGAGTTGCCAAGCTTGAGATCTTACTATGGGATCCGTGAGTTTGAGTTATGGCCTAGTCACACTCAGCTTAAGATCTCCTTCCAAGGGGTTTATTTTGAGAACAGTGGTGATGATGAGAGAGTGTTGTGTATGCTTGGTGAAACAATGTTGCCTTCTCGTGACGAATCTGAATCTTCTACTGATCCATGGAAATGGGTTAAGGAACATGACACACCTCCGCTGTTACAAGAtgatcagattcttcttcttcttcggtatCCGAAAAGATTCACATTGACTAATAGAGTGATCCGAGGAGAGCTTACAAGTCTAAACCAGAAGCCTAGTCTTAAGTTTTTCGACAAGATCCATCTTTCTTCTCAGCTTGGGAAATCTGTTCGGTACGATTTTGTCTCAAACGATTTGGTATCAAAGGCTTGTGATCCGTATCCTTATAAAAACGAAACCTTTACGAGTTCTGGAAGTGGTATCAATGTCTATGAAGGGAAAGGGTTTTGTGATCTTCTCCAAAGAGTTGCTAACCGCTCGCCTCTCACGGTTGTCCCTAACTGGAAATGTAACGGCACAGATGAGTACTGCCGCAAATTGGGTCCGTTTGCGTCTGATGGTGATATTAAATCAACGGATGGTAGCTTTAAAGATGTGAAGCTGTATATGCAGAACATACATTGTGAGGAAACTGCAGCTCAGTCTGAAACAGATGCTGTTACAAAAGTCTCAGCGGTTTTTCGTGCTGTTCATCCGAATGAGAATCTTTACATTTCAGGGTTGAGGTCAGGGATAGACAATATGACTGTTACAGCTGAAGGGATGTGGAAGCCTTCGAGCGGGCAGTTATGTATGGTTGGTTGCAGGAGTGGTCAGGTAGATGGCTGCAACGCTCGTGTTTGTTTGTATATTCCAACTACCTTTTCGATAAGGCAGCGAAGTATACTCGTTGGAACGTTCTCTTGCTTAAATACCGAAAAGAACTTGACTCCTTCTTTCTTCCCTTTATCCTTTGAGAAGCTTGTGGAGCCTATGGATATGCAAAACTACTTCCAGTCTTCGGATTCGAAACCGTTTTATAGTTACTCGAAGTTAGACAAAGCTGGTGCTATCCTTGAGAGAAACCAAGAGTTCTCTTTCGGAACCATAATCAAGAAGTCTGTAATGTGGTTTCCAAAGTTGGAAGATTCTGATGACTTGCTTACAAGTCTTTCTCATTTAGCTGAGGACTTGACTTTCCATACCCCTGCATTTACTGACAAGCTGGCCTCAGGGACTAACTTCGGCATGGATGTTCTCTCGCTAGGTCCTTTATTCGGACTTTTCTGGCGTACGATGAACGTTTCTATTCCACAACAGACTGCTCCTTACCGCACAAAAGCTGAGTACACTGAGAAACAGCTTCTTCTGAATGTATCAGCTCAAATGTCACTTACAGGGGAAAATTTTGGTAACTTCTCTGTTATTTACTTGGAAGGTCTTTACGATGAGCATGTTGGGAGAATGTATCTTGTGGGATGCAGAGATGTGAGAGCTTCTTGGAAAATCTTGTTCGACAGTGCTGATCTTGAAGCTGGGCTGGATTGTTTGATCGACGTGGTGGTTTCTTATCCACCCATCAAATCACGTTGGTTGGCTGATCCAACTGCTAAGGTTTCTATATCAAGCAAAAGACCAGAAGATGATCCTCTCTATTTTAAACCGGTGAAGCTCAAAACAACTCCTATCTTTTACCGAAGACAACGTGAAGACATTCTTTCTCGTGCAGGCGTTGAAGGGATCTTACGGGTTCTCACCCTTACATTTTCTATCGGTTGCATCACTAGCCAGCTTTTTTACGTCGGTAGCAATACAGACTCGCTTCCTTTTGTTTCGCTTGTAATGCTAGGAGTTCAAGCTCTAGGGTATAGCTTGCCGTTGATCACTGGAGCTGAGGCTctctttaaaagaaaacaagctTCAGCAACAACATATGAAACACCTTCATTTGAGTTACAGAGAAGTCAATGGTTCAATGTGATTGATTACACTGTGAAGCTACTTGTGATGGTTTGCTTCCTACTAACGCTAAGGCTTTGTCAGAAAGTGTGGAGGTCTCGTGCAAGACTGCTCACTCGAACACCTCAAGAACCTCATAAAGTTCCAAGTGATCGTCGTGTACTTCTCATTGCCTTGATCTTACACGCACTAGGATACATACTCGCTTTGATTCTACATCCCGCAAGAACAGATAGATTAGTTGTTGGAAGTTACGCACCTGCTGCTTCAAATTGGTGGCAAACCGAAACAGAGGAGTACATTGGTTTGGTTCAAGATTTCTTCCTGCTCCCTCAGGTTATTGCTAATGTTATGTGGCAGATTGATTCACAGCAGCCACTAAGGAAGCTATACTACTTTGGGATCACTCTTGTCAGGCTTTTCCCTCACGTCTATGACTACATCATTGGTTCTGTTCCTGATCCTTACTTCATGGGAGAAGAACACGAGTTTGTTAATCCGAATTTCGAATTCTTCTCTAAGTTTGGGGATGTCGCGATACCTGTTACCGCGATACTACTTGCTGTCATTGTGTTTGTTCAGCAGAGATGGGACTATGATAAGCTTTCCCAAGCTTTAAGCTTTGGACGGTTTAGGATTCTCCCTTCTCGTTCTGTTAAGTATGAGAGAGTAATGTCTGAATCCGAAATGGTTTCTGGAGTCCGTGTCAATGGAAATCACAgtgatgatgaatga
- the LOC104778201 gene encoding coleoptile phototropism protein 1-like, with product MVDKTSSPESATISTKSPSNSTGKIECSLFDDGCILDIDYFVNTIAGIKSKGVRPDLIGSIIVHYASTWLPDLSDVVQNPDESQPQQQSESFSVTAFVMKKRFLVETLIGIIPPEKDSVPCNFLLRLLRTANMVGADSNYKSELEAKISWQLDQASLKELMIPSFSHTCGTLLDVELVTRLVKKFTGLDNEGVKSGASLVKVAKLVDSYLAEAALDGDLSLPEFISLAEALPYHARVNEDGLYRAIDTYLKAHPKVTKQERKILCGLIDSKKLSMEASLHAAQNDRLPVRTILQVLFSEQTKLSHRNNIDWSGSSFSGVRSSPNPSGSHYSESGPARCMSKREINVQHAEIRRLREDMANLKSQCEAMQTQLHKLIEKKGTCTSGKKGFFRWTKLGFRSGLSVSVVENTNGDQEFGGNGEGEEFEYVTQTPGNIKTKLVKGRTPSRWRNSMS from the exons ATGGTGGACAAAACATCTTCGCCGGAGTCTGCCACCATCTCCACCAAATCTCCGTCAAACTCCACCGGAAAAATAGAGTGTTCTTTGTTCGACGATGGTTGCATTCTTGACATTGATTATTTCGTTAACACCATCGCCGGAATCAAATCCAAAGGTGTTCGTCCTGATCTCATCGGCTCCATCATCGTTCATTACGCTTCCACGTGGCTCCCTGACCTCTCCGACGTAGTCCAAAACCCTGATGAGTCGCAACCGCAACAGCAATCAGAGAGCTTCTCTGTTACTGCCTTCGTGATGAAGAAACGTTTCTTAGTCGAAACACTAATAGGAATCATCCCACCGGAGAAAGATTCCGTTCCTTGTAACTTCCTCCTTCGTCTTCTCAGAACTGCCAACATGGTCGGAGCAGATTCAAATTACAAGTCGGAGCTCGAGGCTAAGATTTCATGGCAGCTTGACCAAGCTTCCCTCAAGGAGCTAATGATACCTTCGTTTAGTCACACTTGCGGGACATTGCTTGACGTTGAGCTCGTGACTCGGTTGGTTAAGAAATTTACGGGACTAGACAACGAAGGAGTCAAATCTGGTGCTTCCCTAGTTAAAGTGGCCAAGCTTGTGGACTCTTACTTAGCTGAAGCCGCTTTAGATGGCGATTTAAGCCTCCCGGAGTTTATTTCCCTCGCCGAGGCTCTCCCTTACCATGCTCGTGTAAATGAAGATGGGTTATACCGTGCAATCGACACTTATCTCAAG GCACATCCTAAAGTGACAAAGCAAGAAAGGAAGATACTTTGTGGACTAATAGACAGCAAGAAGCTATCAATGGAAGCATCTCTTCACGCTGCACAGAACGATCGTTTACCGGTTAGAACtattcttcaagttttgttcTCTGAGCAGACAAAGCTGAGTCATCGAAACAACATTGACTGGAGTGGCTCGTCGTTCAGTGGTGTTAGGAGCAGCCCTAACCCTTCTGGTTCACACTATTCAGAGTCTGGTCCTGCGCGGTGCATGTCCAAACGTGAGATAAATGTTCAGCACGCAGAGATAAGAAGGTTGAGAGAGGATATGGCAAACCTGAAAAGTCAGTGTGAAGCGATGCAAACGCAGTTACATAAGCTGATTGAGAAGAAAGGTACGTGTACTAGTGGTAAGAAAGGGTTTTTTAGGTGGACGAAGTTGGGATTTAGGAGCGGTTTAAGTGTAAGCGTTGTGGAAAATACAAATGGTGATCAAGAGTTTGGTGGTAATGGAGAAGGTGAAGAGTTTGAGTATGTGACTCAAACTCCTGGTAATATAAAGACAAAGCTTGTTAAAGGAAGAACACCTTCTAGGTGGAGAAATTCTATGTCTTAA